From the genome of Ignavibacteria bacterium, one region includes:
- a CDS encoding ATP-binding protein translates to MRRKELLQLIEEGENLHCEFKLRFSSHEKIAKEMIAFANTKGGYMIFGIDDDKTVVGVQSEKGEAELIKEAASQYCEPPVKFSLEYIDLNNKEIVVAEIPESDEKPHRLQDYLPELDITKAQVYVRVNDKSMLASKEMVRILRADAQKTELVKYVVGSSEKIVFDYLDKNETINVKLLSRLANISERRASRTLVKLVRARMLLIHTKDNGEEFFTYTG, encoded by the coding sequence ATGCGACGCAAAGAGTTATTACAGCTGATTGAAGAGGGCGAAAATCTCCACTGCGAATTCAAGCTGAGATTTTCTTCGCACGAAAAGATTGCAAAGGAAATGATTGCCTTTGCAAACACAAAGGGCGGATACATGATTTTCGGGATCGACGACGATAAGACCGTCGTCGGCGTGCAGAGTGAAAAAGGGGAGGCTGAGCTGATAAAAGAAGCCGCGTCGCAGTACTGCGAGCCGCCGGTAAAGTTCAGCCTGGAGTATATCGATCTTAACAACAAGGAAATTGTTGTGGCGGAGATACCTGAATCGGATGAAAAGCCGCACCGCCTGCAGGATTACCTTCCTGAATTAGACATTACAAAAGCGCAGGTTTACGTGCGCGTAAACGACAAGAGCATGCTTGCAAGCAAGGAGATGGTGCGTATACTGAGAGCCGACGCGCAGAAGACGGAGCTCGTAAAATACGTTGTTGGAAGCAGCGAAAAAATAGTTTTTGATTACCTGGATAAGAATGAAACCATTAACGTAAAGCTCTTAAGCCGCCTGGCAAACATTTCCGAAAGGCGGGCATCGCGCACGCTTGTAAAGCTTGTGCGGGCAAGAATGCTTCTTATACACACCAAGGATAACGGCGAAGAATTCTTCACCTACACAGGATGA
- a CDS encoding AAA family ATPase, with protein sequence MKDEICLRLEAEVLNTILTDKHSFISAAAINAPSGIFSGEEHRIIYSQAMDYFFETGLAPTFDKLYDRLFIQGSHHELRDYFLNVIQQASINRHTGNIIKRLTEIKIEREIRNCFKNTHESGLDFANKLIEDFNLILQENIGGCIKEIRNIDVAEEVLKELHDGLKGVNAQYIPTLIPNLDRQITGIPKNQVTIIAARPGMGKTDLMLQLMRNFMRQGLKPGIFSLEMDAKSLLIRNLSEAANINTLTIDGRELNQEEINMLIQAAKKYSLDDYIVDDTPRQNPESIKAKINYWRLRHKVDVIIIDYLTLIQTRYQKQRYDLEIGELVKDLRSLAKQTGVPIVILSQLNRDSEKRISHRPQLGDLRESGSIEQEAHLVLLLYRPAEYGVNPFEGSNYLYYDNQGSPLKAEEYMEIVIAKARSGRTGVVPVQYVPSIHHIEGARCVKV encoded by the coding sequence ATGAAAGACGAAATTTGCCTCCGGCTTGAAGCGGAAGTCCTTAACACAATCCTTACCGATAAACACAGCTTCATCAGCGCTGCCGCTATTAACGCCCCCTCTGGAATTTTTTCCGGGGAGGAACACAGGATCATTTATTCGCAGGCTATGGATTATTTCTTTGAAACGGGACTTGCTCCTACCTTCGACAAGCTTTACGACAGGCTTTTTATTCAGGGCAGCCACCACGAGCTCCGCGATTATTTCCTCAACGTCATTCAGCAGGCGAGCATTAACCGCCATACGGGCAATATTATTAAACGCCTTACGGAAATAAAAATTGAAAGAGAAATCAGGAACTGCTTTAAGAATACACACGAATCAGGACTCGATTTTGCAAATAAACTCATTGAAGATTTTAACTTAATCCTTCAGGAGAATATCGGCGGCTGTATTAAGGAAATAAGAAACATCGACGTGGCCGAGGAGGTCTTAAAGGAACTTCATGATGGACTTAAAGGGGTTAACGCACAGTATATACCCACACTCATACCTAACCTGGACAGGCAGATTACAGGCATTCCTAAAAACCAGGTAACCATAATTGCCGCAAGACCGGGAATGGGGAAAACAGACCTTATGCTTCAGCTGATGAGGAATTTCATGCGGCAGGGACTGAAACCCGGCATATTCAGCCTCGAGATGGACGCAAAAAGCCTTCTTATACGCAACTTATCGGAAGCGGCAAATATCAATACACTTACAATCGATGGCCGGGAATTGAACCAGGAGGAAATCAATATGCTCATTCAGGCTGCAAAAAAATACAGCCTCGATGACTACATTGTTGACGACACTCCGCGACAGAACCCGGAGAGCATTAAGGCTAAGATCAACTACTGGCGCTTGAGGCATAAAGTTGACGTTATTATAATCGACTACCTGACCTTAATCCAAACCCGCTACCAGAAGCAGCGCTACGACCTTGAAATTGGAGAACTGGTAAAGGACCTGCGGTCATTGGCAAAGCAGACGGGCGTCCCCATTGTTATCTTAAGCCAGCTGAACCGCGATTCCGAAAAGAGAATTTCTCACAGGCCGCAGCTGGGGGACCTCCGGGAGTCGGGTTCAATTGAGCAGGAAGCCCATCTCGTGCTTCTGCTCTACCGCCCCGCCGAGTACGGTGTAAATCCATTTGAAGGGAGCAATTATTTGTATTACGATAATCAGGGCAGTCCCCTTAAGGCCGAAGAGTACATGGAAATTGTCATAGCCAAGGCGCGCAGCGGCCGGACGGGCGTTGTTCCCGTGCAGTATGTTCCATCAATTCACCACATTGAAGGCGCCAGATGCGTGAAGGTTTAG
- a CDS encoding P-II family nitrogen regulator produces the protein MRKVEAIIRPFKLDEVKEALLEEGIRGLTISEVRGYGRQKGHKETYRGSEYQIEFVPKIKIEVVLEESKVEKAVDAILRAAKTGQVGDGKIFITEVIDAIRIRTEESGRDAL, from the coding sequence ATGAGAAAAGTAGAAGCCATAATCCGCCCTTTTAAGCTCGATGAAGTAAAAGAAGCACTTCTGGAGGAGGGAATCAGGGGACTGACCATCTCTGAGGTCAGAGGCTATGGAAGACAGAAAGGACACAAGGAAACCTACCGCGGCAGTGAATACCAGATTGAATTTGTTCCTAAAATTAAGATTGAAGTAGTACTTGAAGAAAGTAAAGTGGAAAAGGCGGTGGACGCCATTCTGCGCGCGGCCAAAACCGGACAGGTAGGCGACGGCAAGATCTTTATTACAGAAGTAATAGACGCCATACGCATCAGAACAGAAGAATCAGGGAGGGACGCACTGTAA
- a CDS encoding tetratricopeptide repeat protein: MHIIKRLLTRNLVVITFLLIPVIFSGCGLWNNFTAYFNVYYNAAKSFDDAEKTVLDQRKNIFSQYEPRPTGTASDAFNKVIEKLSKLLQFNAGSDLVDDALLMLGKSFYYQQDYQKALRKFTELISTFPKSELATEAQLYIGMTQLRLRNYTQAEATLNEVQKAAREQDDRDILTKVYIQQIGYLISQEKYDDAIARCQELLKVSDDGKVNAAVIYEMGKTYLKVNKPEEAAKAFAGVLDYDPTYDMEYNSKLQYGKVQRQLGNLDRSLNIFTDISDEQKYDAYRDTTELQIGLSYLEMKRYDDAFAQFTKVDTSFKQSPNAGIAQYYEGEILEKQHADYDSANYYYKKSMSSSAPQEFTQKASRKVQNFTKYDNLTASINQLNKQLNYLQNPQSYVQDSAAYYKEQAVLDSLAKEKAKQTAEQQKEDNANSRNSRGSDTRTQQQAGQQKKKSAPVMPKISADSIKTMLSKNEYELGSLFFTELNVPDSAFYYYNHIVTSYPGNPYMARSLYALGSYYLTKDNKAKADSLFEVIYKDYNNESIVNAAASKLGKPIINLKYDEAEELFVHAEQTMKDSLYKDAISEFRSIYHKYPKSSFAPKALYASGYIYENNLDMPDSAAAVYDSVLTKFPSTAYANAVRSKLQVFKDEKKKEQAVRDSINNAKNALNKPEDKQQNTSPQMADSLSNSPKTNNANVNQNNTQPGQNVQQNNNQSAPPQGGHQNSEKPIVPHQNPVKDSLNVKSQTPPGAMNNGAIKDSAGTKTEPKDSAN, translated from the coding sequence ATGCATATTATAAAGAGATTATTAACCAGAAACCTGGTTGTTATTACTTTTCTCCTTATCCCCGTTATTTTTTCCGGCTGCGGATTATGGAATAACTTTACGGCCTATTTTAACGTGTATTATAACGCCGCTAAAAGTTTTGATGACGCCGAGAAGACTGTTTTAGACCAGAGGAAAAATATTTTTTCCCAATATGAGCCGCGCCCGACTGGTACGGCCAGCGACGCTTTTAACAAGGTTATTGAAAAGCTTTCCAAACTCCTGCAGTTTAATGCCGGCTCGGACCTTGTTGACGACGCACTGCTCATGCTGGGGAAATCGTTCTATTACCAGCAGGACTACCAGAAGGCCTTAAGAAAATTTACAGAGCTTATTTCAACTTTCCCCAAGAGCGAACTTGCTACTGAAGCACAGCTTTATATTGGCATGACGCAGCTGAGGCTGAGGAACTACACACAGGCCGAGGCTACTCTTAATGAGGTGCAGAAGGCTGCCCGTGAACAGGACGACAGAGATATTCTGACTAAGGTATACATACAGCAGATAGGATACCTTATTTCGCAGGAAAAGTATGACGACGCAATTGCAAGATGCCAGGAACTTCTTAAGGTTTCTGACGACGGAAAGGTAAACGCCGCTGTTATTTATGAAATGGGAAAAACATACCTGAAGGTAAATAAACCGGAAGAAGCCGCAAAGGCTTTTGCCGGAGTGCTGGATTATGACCCTACTTACGACATGGAATATAATTCAAAGCTTCAGTATGGAAAAGTTCAAAGACAGCTGGGCAACCTGGACCGCTCGCTTAATATTTTTACGGATATCTCAGACGAACAGAAGTACGACGCCTACAGGGATACTACCGAACTTCAGATAGGCCTGTCATACCTTGAAATGAAACGCTATGATGACGCTTTCGCCCAGTTTACAAAAGTGGATACATCTTTCAAGCAGTCGCCTAATGCCGGTATAGCCCAGTACTACGAAGGCGAGATACTAGAAAAACAGCACGCCGATTACGACAGCGCAAACTACTATTATAAAAAATCGATGTCATCGTCTGCGCCGCAGGAATTTACACAGAAGGCCTCAAGAAAAGTTCAGAACTTTACAAAGTACGATAACCTGACGGCTTCAATAAACCAGCTTAATAAGCAGCTTAACTATCTGCAGAACCCGCAGAGCTACGTTCAGGATTCCGCTGCATACTATAAAGAGCAGGCGGTGCTGGACAGCCTTGCAAAGGAGAAGGCAAAGCAGACAGCAGAGCAGCAGAAGGAAGACAACGCCAACTCCAGGAATTCAAGAGGAAGCGATACAAGAACACAGCAGCAGGCAGGACAGCAGAAAAAGAAATCTGCGCCCGTGATGCCTAAGATAAGCGCAGACTCCATAAAGACAATGCTCTCAAAAAATGAATATGAGCTTGGAAGCCTTTTCTTTACAGAGCTGAATGTTCCCGATTCGGCGTTCTATTATTATAATCATATTGTTACGAGCTATCCCGGCAACCCTTATATGGCGCGTTCACTCTACGCTCTTGGCTCTTATTACCTGACAAAGGATAACAAGGCTAAGGCCGACAGCCTCTTTGAAGTTATATATAAAGATTACAACAACGAAAGCATTGTGAACGCCGCGGCATCAAAGCTCGGTAAACCAATAATTAACCTGAAGTACGACGAGGCTGAAGAACTCTTTGTTCACGCCGAGCAGACGATGAAGGATTCTTTGTACAAGGATGCTATTTCGGAATTCAGGAGCATATACCACAAGTACCCCAAGTCGTCATTTGCACCCAAAGCGCTTTATGCCTCGGGCTATATATATGAAAATAATCTGGATATGCCCGACTCCGCGGCTGCAGTCTACGATTCCGTTCTGACCAAATTCCCCTCAACTGCGTATGCAAATGCTGTAAGAAGTAAGCTCCAGGTCTTTAAGGATGAAAAGAAAAAAGAGCAGGCTGTAAGGGATTCCATAAATAACGCTAAGAACGCTCTTAATAAGCCTGAAGACAAGCAGCAGAACACTTCGCCGCAGATGGCAGATTCGCTAAGCAATAGTCCTAAGACAAATAATGCGAATGTAAATCAGAATAATACTCAGCCCGGGCAGAACGTTCAGCAGAACAATAATCAGAGTGCGCCTCCCCAGGGTGGGCATCAGAATAGTGAAAAGCCTATTGTACCGCATCAGAATCCGGTTAAGGATAGCCTGAATGTTAAAAGTCAGACGCCTCCGGGAGCCATGAATAACGGCGCCATAAAGGATTCAGCAGGCACAAAGACTGAGCCAAAGGATTCTGCGAAT
- the mtgA gene encoding monofunctional biosynthetic peptidoglycan transglycosylase, protein MQFPENELGELYKKAIPKLQERKFIFGVLYVLFVMYMCIPSFEIPLIEYSHFRISSVMEQRAMEHFMVYYPRQSWASLDEISPNFLKSVVSMEDGKFFTHKGIDWEELEHSMKVNKRRKRIARGGSTITMQLAKNLFLRTDKNLFRKAKELMITVRMEKEVSKEALLENYANAIEFGDGIFGIKEASRVYFDKEPGALTVNECARLAAVIPSPLEHKPTDNSPYVLHRASLIRGRYNDVILP, encoded by the coding sequence ATGCAGTTTCCGGAAAATGAGCTTGGGGAATTATACAAAAAGGCCATCCCGAAACTTCAGGAAAGGAAATTCATTTTCGGGGTTCTGTACGTATTATTTGTAATGTATATGTGCATCCCTTCTTTTGAAATTCCCCTTATTGAATACAGCCATTTCAGGATATCCTCCGTAATGGAACAAAGGGCGATGGAGCACTTTATGGTCTATTACCCCCGGCAGTCCTGGGCATCTCTTGACGAGATAAGTCCCAACTTCCTGAAATCGGTTGTTTCTATGGAAGACGGAAAGTTCTTCACGCATAAGGGCATAGACTGGGAAGAGCTGGAGCACTCGATGAAGGTGAACAAGCGCAGGAAAAGAATTGCCAGGGGCGGAAGCACAATAACAATGCAGCTTGCAAAAAATCTTTTCTTAAGGACGGACAAGAATTTGTTCCGCAAAGCCAAGGAGCTGATGATAACAGTCAGAATGGAAAAGGAAGTTAGTAAAGAAGCCCTGCTTGAAAATTATGCAAACGCCATAGAGTTTGGCGACGGCATATTCGGAATTAAAGAGGCCTCGCGCGTATATTTTGACAAAGAGCCCGGAGCGCTTACGGTAAACGAATGCGCCCGGCTTGCCGCTGTAATCCCTTCGCCGTTAGAACACAAGCCTACAGACAATTCACCATATGTACTGCACCGTGCCTCGCTAATACGCGGAAGGTATAACGACGTTATTCTGCCGTAA
- the secA gene encoding preprotein translocase subunit SecA, which produces MLNNFLKKIFGDKHTKNLKELWPIVEEINEYYEKLKDLTDDELRGKTAEFKEKIQNETAELRGRIDELKESLKSDEGDEDRQPIYDELDKLDEELDEKYESILDEILPEAFAVVKDTCRRLVGQSWEAAGVKITWDMVPYDVQLIGGIVLHQGKISEMATGEGKTLVATLPIYLNALTGRGVHLVTVNDYLAKRDSDWMGEIFKFHGLTVGCIINTMNPDQRKVEYNKDITYGTNNEFGFDYLRDNMTIDLEGMVQRKHNYAIVDEVDSVLIDEARTPLIISGPVGSAEHKFDEMKPSVERLFRLQASLVAKIAQEAEDFLNSGEKGSVEKAGVLLLRAYRGLPKNKKLQKLFSEPSNKKLMQQTELEYLREQGKRMHEIDDELYFAIDEKNNTIDLTEMGREELAKGSREGKDYFVLPDLGTEVSHIENEEGLSSEDKLKKKDSLYHLYAERSDRIHTIHQLLKAYALFEKDVEYVITEEGKIAIVDEFTGRVLPGRRYSDGLHQAIEAKESVKVERDTQTLATITLQNYFRLYKKLAGMTGTAETEEGEFFEIYKLDVVVIPTNKPITREDQDDAVYKTKREKYNAVIEKIEELRKDQRPVLVGTTSVDVSETLSRMLKRKAIPHNVLNAKQHQREAEIVAYAGQPGAVTIATNMAGRGTDIKLGAGVREKGGLFILGTERHEARRIDRQLRGRSGRQGDPGTTKFFLSLEDDLMRLFGSDRISSVMERIGIKEGEVIQHPLITRSVERAQKKVEENNFAIRKRLLEYDNVMNQQREVIYNRRRHALEGERLKGEILDMLDEYVTELVEKHFDNVEIDQLQETLLQNLLVDVKINPDDFNALGKDGVKDRIMEACKDFYKRKEEMVGSDLMARLERYAVLSVIDDKWKEHLREMDDLKEGIHLRAYGQKDPLIEYKGEAFNMFLELIGLIRNDVISFCFKFWPQAPEEIQQRRRRPVQRTREIKDSTDNMGVYTRGDDQPSDGGSEQQQAGREGQKLQPIQVEEKTGRNEPCPCGSGKKYKNCHGK; this is translated from the coding sequence ATGCTTAATAACTTTTTGAAAAAGATTTTTGGCGACAAACATACAAAGAACCTGAAAGAACTATGGCCTATCGTCGAAGAAATAAATGAATATTATGAGAAATTAAAGGATCTGACAGATGACGAGCTGAGGGGGAAGACAGCTGAGTTTAAGGAAAAGATCCAGAATGAAACTGCCGAATTAAGAGGCAGGATTGATGAACTTAAGGAGTCCCTGAAGTCTGATGAAGGGGACGAGGACAGGCAGCCTATTTATGACGAGCTTGATAAGCTGGATGAAGAGCTGGATGAGAAGTACGAGAGCATTTTGGATGAAATCCTTCCCGAGGCATTCGCAGTTGTAAAAGATACCTGCCGCCGCCTTGTTGGCCAAAGCTGGGAGGCTGCCGGCGTTAAAATTACATGGGATATGGTTCCCTACGACGTACAGCTCATCGGCGGTATCGTGCTTCATCAGGGCAAGATATCTGAAATGGCTACAGGTGAAGGTAAAACACTTGTGGCTACACTGCCTATCTACCTTAACGCCCTTACAGGAAGAGGCGTTCACCTGGTTACGGTTAACGACTACCTTGCAAAACGCGACAGCGACTGGATGGGCGAGATCTTCAAGTTCCACGGTCTTACAGTCGGCTGTATTATAAATACCATGAACCCCGACCAGCGCAAGGTTGAGTACAATAAGGATATTACCTACGGTACCAACAATGAATTTGGTTTTGACTACCTGCGTGACAACATGACAATCGACCTCGAAGGCATGGTTCAGCGCAAGCACAACTACGCAATTGTCGATGAAGTTGACTCTGTCCTTATAGATGAAGCCCGTACGCCTCTTATCATTTCAGGACCCGTTGGCTCAGCCGAGCACAAGTTCGACGAGATGAAACCCAGCGTTGAAAGGCTCTTCAGACTGCAGGCAAGCCTTGTTGCAAAGATTGCACAGGAAGCCGAGGACTTCTTAAACTCAGGAGAAAAAGGAAGCGTTGAAAAAGCAGGCGTGCTTCTGCTTAGAGCATACCGCGGACTTCCTAAAAATAAAAAACTGCAGAAGCTCTTCAGCGAGCCATCCAATAAAAAACTCATGCAGCAGACCGAGCTCGAATACTTAAGAGAGCAGGGCAAAAGGATGCATGAAATTGATGACGAGCTCTATTTTGCAATAGATGAAAAGAATAACACTATAGACCTTACCGAAATGGGAAGGGAAGAGCTTGCAAAAGGAAGCCGTGAAGGAAAAGACTACTTTGTGCTTCCGGACCTTGGAACCGAGGTAAGCCATATTGAAAACGAGGAAGGCTTAAGCTCAGAAGATAAGCTTAAGAAAAAAGACTCACTCTACCACCTTTATGCCGAAAGAAGCGACCGTATCCATACAATCCACCAGCTCCTTAAGGCTTACGCACTCTTTGAAAAAGACGTTGAATACGTTATTACCGAAGAAGGCAAGATAGCCATTGTTGATGAGTTTACGGGCCGTGTGCTTCCGGGCAGAAGATACTCCGACGGGCTCCACCAGGCAATTGAAGCCAAGGAAAGCGTTAAGGTTGAACGCGACACACAGACGCTTGCAACAATTACTCTTCAGAACTACTTCCGCCTTTATAAGAAGCTTGCCGGTATGACAGGTACGGCTGAGACTGAAGAAGGAGAGTTTTTTGAAATTTATAAACTGGACGTTGTTGTAATTCCAACCAACAAACCTATTACAAGGGAAGACCAGGACGACGCGGTTTATAAGACAAAGCGCGAAAAGTACAACGCGGTAATTGAAAAAATTGAAGAGCTGAGGAAAGACCAGCGCCCGGTGCTTGTTGGTACAACTTCGGTTGACGTATCTGAAACACTAAGCCGTATGCTTAAACGTAAGGCGATACCCCACAACGTGCTGAACGCAAAGCAGCACCAGAGGGAAGCTGAAATTGTTGCCTACGCAGGCCAGCCCGGCGCGGTTACAATTGCAACCAACATGGCAGGCCGTGGTACCGATATTAAACTGGGTGCAGGCGTAAGGGAAAAAGGAGGACTTTTTATCCTTGGTACAGAACGCCACGAGGCACGCCGTATTGACCGCCAGTTAAGAGGCCGTTCGGGACGACAGGGCGACCCCGGTACAACGAAATTCTTCCTTTCGCTGGAAGACGACCTGATGAGGCTCTTCGGCAGCGACAGGATCTCGTCAGTTATGGAAAGAATTGGTATTAAGGAAGGTGAAGTAATTCAGCATCCGCTTATTACGCGCTCGGTTGAACGCGCACAGAAAAAAGTTGAGGAAAATAACTTCGCCATAAGAAAGAGACTTCTTGAATACGATAACGTTATGAACCAGCAGAGGGAAGTTATCTATAACAGAAGACGCCACGCACTGGAAGGCGAACGCTTGAAAGGCGAAATTCTCGACATGCTTGACGAGTACGTAACAGAACTTGTGGAAAAGCATTTTGATAACGTTGAAATTGACCAGTTGCAGGAAACCCTGCTGCAGAACCTGCTGGTGGACGTGAAGATAAATCCCGATGACTTTAACGCTTTAGGCAAAGACGGCGTTAAGGACAGGATTATGGAAGCCTGCAAGGACTTCTATAAGAGAAAAGAGGAAATGGTTGGAAGCGACCTGATGGCACGCCTGGAACGCTACGCAGTACTAAGCGTTATTGACGACAAGTGGAAAGAACACCTGAGAGAGATGGATGACCTGAAAGAAGGTATTCACTTAAGAGCCTACGGACAGAAAGATCCGCTCATTGAATACAAGGGTGAAGCTTTCAACATGTTCCTTGAGCTTATAGGCCTGATCAGAAACGACGTCATTTCATTCTGCTTCAAGTTCTGGCCACAGGCTCCTGAAGAAATTCAGCAGAGGAGAAGACGCCCCGTTCAGCGCACAAGAGAAATTAAGGACTCTACCGACAACATGGGTGTTTATACCAGAGGCGACGACCAGCCCTCCGACGGCGGCTCAGAGCAGCAGCAGGCAGGACGCGAAGGTCAGAAGCTTCAGCCGATTCAGGTTGAGGAAAAGACAGGCAGAAACGAACCCTGCCCATGCGGCAGCGGCAAGAAATACAAAAACTGCCACGGAAAATAA
- a CDS encoding ATP-dependent 6-phosphofructokinase, with the protein MKRIGILTGGGDCPGLNAVIRGVSKPAHDYGMEVFGIEDGFEGLVQGKARQLYNRDVSGILTTGGTILGSSNKGDPFHWPEEVNGEIIITDKSKAALRNYQGWNLDALIAIGGDGTMNICSKLSKMGMNIVGVPKTIDNDLEATDQTFGHDSAVYVVSEAIDRLHTTASSHHRVMVVEVMGRYAGWIALNGGLAGGADIILLPEFPFSWQKVYDHVIRRDMMGKRFSIVCVAEGAKPEDGQMVVRATDKKRTDPLQLGGIGELVAKNISDATGLETRVTVLGHLQRGGSPTPYDRILSTKFGTYAIELASKKKFGRMVALKGSEITSVKIEDAIAHQKLVVPTTQAVISAKAVGVRFASALVD; encoded by the coding sequence ATAAAAAGAATAGGCATTCTGACCGGAGGCGGTGACTGCCCCGGGCTTAACGCCGTAATTAGGGGGGTATCCAAGCCGGCGCATGACTACGGCATGGAGGTATTCGGCATTGAGGACGGATTTGAAGGACTTGTGCAGGGAAAGGCACGCCAGTTGTATAACAGGGACGTATCGGGCATTCTGACTACAGGCGGAACGATACTTGGCTCATCGAACAAGGGCGACCCGTTCCACTGGCCGGAAGAAGTAAACGGTGAAATTATAATTACAGATAAATCCAAAGCTGCATTAAGGAATTACCAGGGCTGGAACCTGGACGCGCTTATTGCAATTGGCGGCGACGGCACGATGAACATCTGCAGCAAACTGAGCAAGATGGGAATGAACATTGTGGGCGTTCCGAAGACAATTGACAACGACCTGGAGGCGACGGACCAGACATTCGGACACGATTCGGCAGTATATGTGGTCTCGGAGGCAATTGACCGCCTTCACACCACGGCCTCATCGCATCACAGGGTGATGGTAGTTGAAGTAATGGGGCGTTATGCCGGATGGATTGCCCTTAACGGAGGCCTTGCCGGCGGAGCCGATATTATATTATTGCCCGAATTCCCGTTTTCGTGGCAGAAGGTTTATGACCACGTTATAAGGCGCGACATGATGGGCAAGCGCTTCAGTATTGTATGCGTTGCCGAAGGCGCAAAGCCCGAGGACGGGCAGATGGTTGTAAGAGCAACGGACAAAAAACGTACAGATCCCCTGCAGTTAGGTGGAATAGGCGAGCTGGTGGCAAAGAACATTTCTGATGCAACGGGACTTGAAACAAGAGTGACCGTTTTGGGCCACCTGCAGAGAGGCGGCAGCCCGACTCCATACGACAGGATACTTTCGACCAAGTTCGGCACATATGCAATTGAGCTTGCCTCGAAGAAAAAGTTTGGGCGCATGGTTGCATTAAAAGGAAGTGAAATAACGAGCGTTAAGATTGAAGACGCCATAGCGCATCAGAAGCTTGTTGTTCCAACAACGCAGGCAGTAATATCGGCCAAAGCCGTTGGAGTCCGCTTTGCCTCCGCGCTTGTGGATTAA